A region of Streptomyces sp. WMMC500 DNA encodes the following proteins:
- a CDS encoding phosphomevalonate kinase encodes MVRRAPGKLFVAGEYAVVTPGVPAILVAVDRDITVTVSGSATAGVDISSDLLTGTVHWHWTGTRLHPDDRPDHQPDGQPDGQPDGQPGGQPDGQPGGQSGGQRARSSLAHVVSAVETVGELLAEHGRPLPAMTVSVSSRLHEDGRKYGLGSSGAVTVAAVDAVAAFCGLPLPAPDLFRLALLASARLDTKGSGGDLAASTWGGWITYQAPDRAFVLDLARRRGIAHTLRTDWPGFAVRRLPPPAGLRLEVGWTKTPASTASLVAGLHRRTWRDSTTYEAFVKTATALVHAATDALDTGDAPALLHQIRTARQELTRLDNEVGLGIFTPELTTLCDTAEAAGGAAKPSGAGGGDCGIALLDTHTPHTTTHLRQQWTTAGILPLPLAPAAERTNSTDSTGSTGSTERADRAEGDQT; translated from the coding sequence GTGGTCCGGCGGGCACCGGGCAAGTTGTTCGTCGCAGGCGAGTACGCGGTGGTCACCCCCGGCGTCCCGGCAATCCTCGTGGCGGTCGACCGGGACATCACGGTCACCGTGTCCGGCTCGGCCACCGCCGGCGTCGACATCTCCTCCGACCTCCTCACCGGCACGGTGCACTGGCACTGGACCGGCACCCGACTCCACCCCGACGACCGCCCCGACCACCAGCCCGACGGCCAGCCCGACGGCCAGCCCGACGGCCAGCCCGGCGGGCAGCCCGACGGGCAGCCCGGCGGCCAGTCCGGGGGGCAGCGGGCCCGTAGCTCGCTGGCGCACGTGGTCTCGGCCGTCGAGACCGTCGGCGAACTCCTGGCCGAACACGGCCGGCCGCTACCCGCGATGACCGTGTCGGTCAGCAGCCGCCTGCACGAAGACGGCCGCAAGTACGGCCTGGGCTCCAGCGGCGCGGTGACCGTCGCGGCCGTGGACGCCGTCGCCGCCTTCTGCGGCCTGCCCCTGCCGGCCCCCGACCTCTTCCGGCTGGCCCTGCTCGCCAGCGCCCGCCTCGATACGAAAGGCTCCGGCGGCGACCTGGCCGCCAGTACCTGGGGCGGCTGGATCACCTACCAGGCACCCGACCGGGCCTTCGTCCTCGACCTCGCCCGCCGCCGGGGCATCGCACACACACTGCGCACCGACTGGCCCGGCTTCGCCGTACGCCGGCTACCGCCACCGGCCGGCCTGCGCCTGGAAGTCGGCTGGACCAAAACCCCCGCCTCCACCGCATCCCTGGTAGCCGGCCTGCACCGACGCACCTGGCGCGACAGCACCACCTACGAAGCCTTCGTCAAAACCGCCACCGCCCTCGTCCACGCCGCCACCGACGCACTCGACACCGGCGACGCACCAGCCCTGCTCCACCAGATCCGCACCGCCCGCCAGGAACTCACCCGCCTGGACAACGAAGTCGGCCTGGGCATCTTCACCCCCGAACTCACCACCCTGTGCGACACCGCCGAAGCCGCCGGCGGCGCCGCCAAACCCTCCGGAGCCGGCGGCGGCGACTGCGGCATCGCCCTCCTGGACACCCACACCCCCCACACCACCACCCACCTCCGACAGCAATGGACCACCGCCGGAATCCTCCCCCTCCCACTGGCACCCGCCGCCGAAAGAACCAACAGCACCGACAGCACCGGCAGCACCGGCAGCACCGAACGGGCCGACAGGGCCGAGGGCGACCAGACATGA
- a CDS encoding hydroxymethylglutaryl-CoA reductase, translating into MTDAHAIAGVPMKWVGPLRISGNVAHTETHVPLATYESPLWPSVGRGAKVSMLAEQGIVATLVDERMTRSVLVEATDALTAHTAAQAIDTRIDELREVVRGCSRYAQLIGIRHEITANLLFIRFEFSTGDASGHNMATLASDALLGHLLKTIPGISYGSISGNYCTDKKATAINGILGRGKNVVTELLIPQQVVTDVLHTTAAKVVELNIRKNLLGTLLAGGIRSANAHYANMLLGFYLATGQDAANIVEGSQGVTMAEDRDGDLYFSCTLPNLIVGTVGNGKGLGFVETNLTRLGCRADGEPGTNARRLAVIAAATVLCGELSLLAAQTNPGELMRAHLQLERDHTTAKVGA; encoded by the coding sequence ATGACCGACGCACACGCGATAGCCGGGGTCCCGATGAAGTGGGTGGGCCCCCTGCGCATCTCGGGGAACGTCGCCCACACCGAGACCCACGTGCCCCTGGCCACCTACGAATCGCCGCTGTGGCCCTCGGTGGGCCGGGGCGCGAAGGTCTCCATGCTCGCCGAGCAGGGCATCGTCGCCACCCTCGTCGACGAGCGGATGACCCGCTCGGTGCTCGTCGAAGCAACCGACGCACTCACCGCCCACACCGCCGCGCAGGCCATCGACACGCGCATCGACGAACTGCGCGAGGTGGTACGCGGCTGCAGCCGGTACGCCCAGCTCATCGGCATCCGCCACGAGATCACGGCGAATCTGCTGTTCATCCGCTTCGAGTTCAGCACCGGCGACGCCTCCGGCCACAACATGGCCACCCTCGCCTCCGACGCCCTGCTGGGCCACCTCCTCAAGACCATCCCCGGCATCTCCTACGGATCGATCTCCGGGAACTACTGCACCGACAAGAAGGCCACCGCGATCAACGGGATCCTCGGCCGCGGGAAGAACGTCGTCACCGAACTGCTCATCCCCCAGCAGGTCGTCACCGACGTCCTGCACACCACCGCCGCGAAAGTCGTCGAGCTCAACATCCGCAAGAACCTCCTGGGCACCCTCCTGGCCGGCGGTATCCGCTCGGCCAACGCCCACTACGCGAACATGCTCCTCGGCTTCTACCTGGCCACCGGCCAGGACGCGGCCAACATCGTCGAAGGCTCCCAAGGCGTCACGATGGCCGAAGACCGCGACGGCGACCTGTACTTCTCCTGCACCCTGCCCAACCTGATCGTCGGCACCGTCGGCAACGGCAAGGGCCTGGGCTTCGTGGAGACGAACCTGACCCGCCTGGGCTGCCGCGCCGACGGCGAACCCGGCACCAACGCACGCAGGCTCGCCGTCATCGCCGCGGCCACCGTGCTGTGCGGGGAACTGTCCCTGCTCGCAGCCCAGACCAACCCCGGCGAACTCATGCGCGCACACCTCCAGCTCGAACGCGACCACACGACCGCAAAGGTTGGTGCCTAG
- the mvaD gene encoding diphosphomevalonate decarboxylase, whose protein sequence is MSEQRMTVVRPQDQHTGTETGTEARTGAGAGGQAGATAVAHPNIALIKYWGKRDEHLVLPRTDSLSMTLDIFPTTTRVRLAPGAGSDVVTLNGVPATGEAERRIVTFLDLVRQRAGVAQRAVVESENTVPTGAGLASSASGFAALAVAAAAAYGLGGDARALSRLARRGSGSASRSIFGGFAAWRAGRPAGTPAEADLSSYAEPVPVGDIDAALVIAVVNAGPKDVSSRAAMRRTVDTSPLYEPWAASSKDDLAGMRAALLRGDLAVVGEIAERNALGMHATMLAARPAVRYLSPATLTVLDRVLQLRRENIPAWATMDAGPNVKVLCARTDAHRVADAVREAADGGAVHIAGPGPATRLLPEGGR, encoded by the coding sequence CTGAACAGCGGATGACCGTGGTCCGGCCCCAGGACCAGCACACCGGCACCGAAACCGGCACCGAAGCCCGCACCGGGGCCGGGGCCGGGGGGCAGGCGGGGGCCACCGCGGTGGCCCACCCGAACATCGCGCTGATCAAGTACTGGGGCAAGCGGGACGAGCACCTGGTCCTGCCCCGCACCGACAGCCTGTCGATGACCCTGGACATCTTCCCCACCACCACCCGCGTGCGGCTCGCACCCGGCGCCGGCAGCGACGTGGTGACACTCAACGGCGTGCCCGCCACCGGGGAGGCCGAACGGCGCATCGTCACCTTCCTCGACCTGGTGCGCCAGCGCGCCGGAGTGGCGCAGCGGGCCGTGGTGGAATCCGAGAACACCGTGCCCACCGGCGCGGGCCTGGCCTCGTCCGCCAGCGGCTTCGCCGCCCTGGCCGTCGCCGCCGCGGCCGCCTACGGACTCGGCGGCGACGCCCGGGCCCTGTCCCGGCTGGCCCGGCGCGGTTCCGGATCGGCCTCACGCTCGATCTTCGGCGGCTTCGCCGCCTGGCGCGCCGGCCGGCCCGCCGGCACCCCCGCCGAAGCCGACCTCAGCTCCTACGCCGAACCGGTACCCGTCGGCGACATCGACGCAGCACTGGTCATCGCGGTGGTCAACGCCGGCCCCAAGGACGTCTCCAGCCGCGCGGCGATGCGCCGCACCGTCGACACCTCCCCGCTGTACGAACCCTGGGCCGCCTCCAGCAAAGACGACCTCGCCGGCATGCGCGCCGCCCTCCTGCGCGGCGACCTGGCCGTCGTCGGCGAAATCGCCGAACGCAACGCGCTGGGCATGCACGCCACCATGCTCGCCGCACGGCCCGCGGTGCGCTACCTGTCGCCGGCGACCCTGACCGTCCTCGACCGCGTCCTGCAACTGCGCCGCGAAAACATACCCGCCTGGGCGACCATGGACGCCGGACCCAACGTCAAAGTCCTGTGCGCCCGCACCGACGCCCACCGGGTCGCCGACGCCGTACGCGAAGCCGCCGACGGCGGCGCCGTCCACATCGCCGGACCCGGCCCCGCCACCCGCCTGCTCCCCGAGGGCGGACGATGA